From the Solea senegalensis isolate Sse05_10M linkage group LG16, IFAPA_SoseM_1, whole genome shotgun sequence genome, one window contains:
- the LOC122782585 gene encoding piggyBac transposable element-derived protein 4-like, with protein MNPIKVAVPVFLVDFLPCAGSEVNRGSVHHTGCVMIISMSAGSPHDTLCPIQAAESTMQADSEPAEPEESEKASNSEDEEDEGLGDVPDHQLASDFSLDSSESENEEPTGEGGWISKSRNIVWSPTENQTVPYEPDTDDTDLKPGPTLWATSKMHSLESAFDLFITEEIVNVIVEMTNSQGRHKVPDWRDIDATELRAFIGILLLTGVYKSTNESMRSLWNAETGRSIFRATMSIRTFNRINSTLKFGDSLNKTSSHTDDKLAKFRCIWDRWTHRLGLLFNPGQDVCVGEHIVPFRGCCAFRQYINNPARYGIKIWVTCDVETSYAWRMQIDIGKPADGSSGFTKGQRVGLEMTEGLRGNTVTCDKVLTSYELAEELLNRKMTLVGAIRKSKPEIPPQLLLTKTRQTHSSLFAFTRTHTAVSYIPKLRKNVLLLSTKHHERAVSNTEKMKPLIIMDYDRCKGCVDNLDKVIATYSCRKRTHRWPLVLFYHLLDISVYNAYVLWTAVDPTWNKAKTYRRRTFIEELGKTLVAPHMARRPRLPREASAVAMIKELQDREPISENYNPRRRGTCDFCTGKRKRCTMSCSKCGRFVCKVHSTCICNSCRFCSIVNLQ; from the exons ATGAACCCAATTAAGGTTGCCGTCCCAG tttttctgGTGGATTTCCTGCCCTGCGCCGGAAGCGAAGTGAACAGAGGATCAGTGCATCACACAGGCTGTGTTATGATTATTTCAATGTCCGCGGGATCGCCACACGACACTCTTTGCCCCATTCAAG CAGCAGAGTCTACGATGCAGGCAGACAGCGAGCCTGCGGAGCCGGAGGAATCGGAGAAAGCATCAAACagcgaggacgaggaggacgaagGCTTAGGTGATGTACCTGACCACCAGCTGGCATCTGATTTTTCATTGGATTCATCGGAGTCTGAGAATGAGGAACCCACAGGGGAGGGTGGCTGGATATCAAAGAGTAGGAACATTGTCTGGTCTCCCACTGAAAATCAGACGGTCCCTTATGAACCAGACACTGATGACACTGATTTGAAACCGGGACCAACTCTTTGGGCCACATCCAAGATGCACTCTCTGGAGTCAgcctttgatttatttattacagaGGAGATTGTCAACGTTATTGTGGAAATGACCAACAGTCAGGGGAGACACAAGGTTCCAGATTGGCGGGATATAGATGCCACTGAACTGCGTGCATTCATTGGAATTCTGCTGTTAACTGGTGTGTACAAGTCAACAAATGAATCCATGCGAAGCCTTTGGAATGCGGAGACTGGACGCTCAATCTTTCGGGCGACAATGTCCATCAGGACATTCAATAGGATTAACTCTACTTTGAAGTTTGGTGACAGTCTTAACAAAACTTCAAGCCATACAGATGACAAACTAGCAAAATTCAGATGCATATGGGATAGATGGACGCATCGCCTCGGCCTGCTTTTCAACCCTGGCCAGGATGTCTGTGTGGGTGAGCACATTGTGCCCTTCAGAGGCTGCTGTGCATTCCGTCAGTACATTAATAACCCTGCCAGGTACGGCATCAAAATCTGGGTCACGTGCGACGTTGAGACGTCTTATGCTTGGCGTATGCAAATAGATATTGGGAAACCAGCTGACGGTTCCTCAGGGTTTACAAAGGGACAGAGGGTTGGCCTAGAGATGACGGAGGGGCTCCGAGGCAACACCGTCACATGTGACAAGGTGTTGACCTCCTATGAGCTGGCAGAGGAGCTGCTGAACAGGAAAATGACATTAGTGGGAGCCATTCGCAAAAGCAAGCCCGAAATCCCCCCACAACTGCTCCTGACAAAGACGAGACAGACTCACTCCTCTCTTTTTGCATTCACCAGAACACACACCGCTGTGTCGTACATACCCAAACTGAGGAAgaatgtgctgctgctcagtACAAAGCATCATGAGCGTGCTGTCAGCAACACGGAGAAGATGAAGCCGCTCATAATCATGGACTACGACCGCTGCAAAGGATGTGTTGACAACCTGGATAAG gttATTGCCACCTACAGTTGCAGGAAGAGAACCCATCGGTGGCCATTGGTGCTATTTTACCATCTTCTCGATATTTCGGTCTACAATGCCTATGTGCTGTGGACAGCAGTGGATCCCACATGGAACAAGGCCAAGACCTACAGGAGGAGGACTTTCATTGAGGAGCTGGGAAAGACACTGGTGGCACCTCATATGGCACGGAGACCACGTCTTCCACGCGAAGCAAGTGCTGTTGCCATGATAAAAGAGTTACAAGACAGAGAACCCATCTCAGAAAATTACAACCCCAGGAGGAGGGGGACATGTGACTTTTGTActggcaaaagaaaaagatgcacCATGAGCTGTTCTAAATGTGGCAGATTTGTGTGTAAGGTGCACAGCACATGTATTTGCAACTCATGTCGCTTTTGTTCCATTGTAAACCTTCAATGA